The Blattabacterium cuenoti genome includes a region encoding these proteins:
- the lysA gene encoding diaminopimelate decarboxylase — translation MMNELENRSDSVHREHLIQLAKKYGTPLYIYDSCKIKKQYIKMKNAFSGIQNLIINYACKANTNLNILKIFQKLGSGLDTVSIQEVEIGLKAGFQPKKIIFTPNCVSIQEIKKAVGFGVRINLDNLSILEQFGEYYPNYSIGIRINPHIMAGGNSKISVGHIDSKFGISYYQIPHMKRILKNTGLKIEGFHMHTGSDILDVKSFLDGAKILFQTAIDFPNLDYIDFGSGFKVPYKKNDLKTDLTSLSHFITDKFKDFCKTYGSQIALIFEPGKFLVSESGYFLVNVNVIKHTTSTVFAGVDSGFNHFLRPMFYDAYHCIENISNPNGLFRFYTVVGYICESDTFGLNRKIQEIREGDILCMKNAGAYCFSMSSNYNSRYRPAEVLIFQGKDFLIRKRETMQDLLRNIVEIHM, via the coding sequence ATGATGAATGAATTAGAAAATAGAAGTGACTCAGTTCATAGAGAACACTTAATTCAATTAGCTAAAAAATACGGAACTCCACTTTATATATACGATTCTTGCAAAATAAAGAAACAATATATCAAGATGAAAAATGCTTTCAGTGGGATCCAGAATTTAATAATTAATTATGCTTGTAAAGCTAATACTAATCTGAATATATTAAAAATTTTCCAAAAATTAGGGAGTGGATTAGATACCGTATCTATACAGGAAGTAGAAATAGGATTAAAAGCTGGTTTTCAGCCTAAAAAAATTATATTCACACCTAACTGTGTTTCTATTCAAGAAATCAAAAAGGCCGTTGGTTTTGGAGTTAGAATCAACCTAGATAATCTATCCATTTTAGAACAGTTTGGAGAATATTATCCAAATTATTCTATAGGGATAAGAATCAATCCGCATATTATGGCAGGAGGAAATTCAAAAATTTCAGTAGGACATATTGATTCTAAATTTGGAATTTCTTATTATCAAATTCCTCATATGAAAAGAATATTAAAAAATACAGGACTCAAAATAGAAGGATTTCATATGCATACAGGATCTGATATATTAGATGTCAAATCCTTTTTAGACGGTGCAAAAATATTGTTTCAAACAGCTATCGATTTTCCAAATCTTGATTATATTGATTTTGGAAGTGGTTTTAAAGTCCCATATAAAAAAAATGATCTCAAAACAGATCTTACTTCTTTAAGTCATTTTATCACGGATAAATTTAAAGATTTTTGTAAAACTTACGGAAGTCAAATTGCTTTGATTTTTGAACCAGGTAAATTTTTAGTTAGTGAATCTGGATATTTTTTAGTTAATGTCAATGTCATCAAACATACTACTTCGACTGTATTTGCTGGAGTAGATTCAGGCTTTAATCATTTCCTTCGTCCTATGTTTTATGATGCTTATCACTGTATTGAAAATATTTCTAATCCAAACGGTCTTTTTCGCTTTTACACGGTCGTTGGATATATTTGTGAATCGGATACCTTTGGTTTGAATCGAAAAATTCAAGAAATCCGTGAAGGTGACATTTTGTGCATGAAAAATGCGGGAGCTTACTGTTTTTCTATGTCTTCTAATTATAATTCTCGTTATAGACCTGCTGAAGTTTTGATTTTTCAGGGAAAAGATTTTCTGATAAGAAAAAGAGAAACTATGCAAGATCTTCTGAGAAATATAGTGGAAATACACATGTAA
- the metG gene encoding methionine--tRNA ligase, producing MKKSNKYTVTAALPYANGPIHIGHLAGVYFPADVFVRYLRRKNKDVIFICGSDEHGVPIAMQAKKEKKTPQEIVNKYHHMIKDCFTNFGIQFDNYSRTSTEIHYEISTSFFKKLHEKEKIFEKVSEQYYDEEAKQFLADRYISGICPHCQKKEAYGDQCENCGNSLIPEDLIHPKSTISGSFPVLKKTKHWYFPLNQYQKFLEKWILISHKKDWKVNVYGQAKSWLDQGLTPRAITRDLNWGVPVPISQEKGKVLYVWFEAPIGYISSTIEWSKRKKIDWKPYWKDKKTKLIQFIGKDNIVFHCIIFPVILKAYDDGYILPDKILANEFLHLENKKISTSKNWAVWGHEYLEDFPNQQDTLRYILIANMPEKKDNNFNWKDFQRKNNTELVAILGNFVNRSLTLVKKYNDGIVPNPGILSIKDKNILKRIKNYPEHIGDLIESYKFRESLACFMNLAKLGNKYLTEEEPWKKKEKERVETILYVSLQIVGMLAQLAEPFLPKTAKKLLDMLRLKTFFWNQIKEKILCPGHLLGTNKLLFEKVTNESIEKQLIKLEKIQVEHESKKSF from the coding sequence ATGAAAAAATCAAATAAATATACAGTCACTGCTGCTTTACCATATGCAAATGGACCAATTCACATAGGTCATTTAGCAGGAGTTTATTTTCCTGCAGATGTTTTTGTTCGTTATCTGAGACGAAAAAATAAAGATGTTATTTTTATATGTGGATCGGATGAACATGGAGTTCCTATTGCTATGCAAGCTAAAAAAGAAAAAAAAACTCCTCAAGAAATAGTAAATAAGTATCATCATATGATCAAAGATTGTTTCACGAATTTCGGTATACAATTTGATAACTATTCCAGAACTTCTACAGAAATTCATTACGAAATTTCTACTTCTTTTTTCAAAAAACTTCATGAAAAAGAAAAAATTTTTGAAAAAGTGTCTGAACAATATTATGATGAAGAAGCTAAACAATTCTTAGCGGATAGGTATATATCCGGTATATGTCCCCATTGTCAAAAAAAGGAAGCTTATGGAGATCAGTGCGAAAATTGTGGAAATTCGTTAATTCCTGAAGATTTAATACATCCAAAATCTACCATAAGTGGAAGCTTTCCAGTCTTGAAAAAAACTAAACATTGGTATTTCCCTTTGAATCAATATCAAAAATTCTTGGAAAAATGGATTTTAATTAGTCATAAAAAAGATTGGAAAGTGAATGTATATGGACAAGCAAAATCTTGGTTAGATCAAGGATTAACCCCTCGTGCTATAACGAGAGATTTAAATTGGGGAGTTCCTGTTCCCATTTCGCAAGAGAAGGGAAAAGTACTGTATGTATGGTTCGAAGCTCCTATAGGATATATTTCTTCTACTATAGAATGGTCTAAACGAAAAAAGATAGATTGGAAACCTTATTGGAAAGATAAAAAAACTAAATTAATTCAGTTTATAGGAAAAGATAATATTGTTTTTCATTGCATTATTTTTCCAGTCATCCTTAAAGCATATGATGATGGATATATACTGCCGGATAAAATATTAGCTAATGAATTTCTTCATTTAGAAAATAAAAAGATATCAACTTCTAAAAATTGGGCAGTATGGGGTCATGAATATCTAGAAGATTTTCCAAATCAACAGGATACACTTCGTTACATTCTCATTGCTAATATGCCAGAAAAAAAAGACAATAATTTCAATTGGAAAGATTTTCAAAGAAAAAATAATACAGAATTGGTTGCTATATTAGGAAATTTCGTAAATAGAAGTCTAACTTTAGTTAAAAAGTACAACGATGGCATTGTTCCTAATCCAGGAATTTTATCTATAAAGGATAAAAATATTTTAAAAAGAATAAAAAATTATCCAGAACATATAGGTGATTTGATTGAATCCTATAAATTCAGAGAATCCTTGGCTTGTTTTATGAATTTAGCTAAACTCGGAAACAAATATTTAACAGAAGAAGAACCTTGGAAAAAAAAAGAAAAAGAACGTGTAGAAACTATTCTTTATGTTTCTTTGCAAATTGTTGGAATGTTAGCTCAATTAGCAGAACCATTTCTTCCAAAGACTGCAAAAAAATTGTTAGATATGCTTCGTTTGAAAACTTTTTTTTGGAATCAAATAAAAGAAAAAATTTTATGTCCAGGACATTTATTAGGGACAAACAAATTATTATTTGAAAAAGTAACTAATGAAAGTATTGAAAAACAACTAATAAAATTAGAAAAAATACAAGTTGAACATGAATCCAAAAAAAGTTTTTAA